A genomic region of Mesorhizobium sp. NZP2077 contains the following coding sequences:
- a CDS encoding xanthine dehydrogenase family protein subunit M codes for MRDFDYIRPATIPDAIAAAAEPGSAYLAGGTNLLDLMKGGITSPERIVDITRLPELNRIERLDDGGLRIGALVRNADLAHDAAFAKAYPAVAEALLSGASAQLRNAATVGGNLLQRTRCSYFHDTASACNKREPGAGCDALGGENRLHAVLGWSDACIATHPSDFCVPLVALDAVVEIEGKKGRRHVTLAEFHLLPGETPQRENALEPGDLIVAVRLPAEAASFAANARYLKVRERTSYAFAVVSAAAALVVDGGKIRAARLALGGVAAKPWRARSAEAVLLGADANAATFASAADAALADASPSGDNAFKIELARRIVVRALISALAGTPERMPALPASPFSNIPGARHDA; via the coding sequence ATGAGAGACTTCGACTATATCAGGCCCGCCACCATTCCCGACGCCATCGCGGCGGCGGCCGAGCCGGGTTCGGCCTACCTGGCCGGCGGCACCAATCTGCTCGACCTGATGAAGGGCGGCATCACAAGCCCCGAACGCATCGTCGACATCACGCGGCTGCCGGAACTCAACCGCATCGAACGGCTGGACGATGGCGGCCTGCGCATCGGTGCGCTGGTCCGCAATGCCGATCTCGCCCACGACGCGGCGTTCGCAAAAGCCTATCCGGCGGTGGCAGAAGCGCTGCTGTCAGGTGCCTCGGCGCAGCTTCGCAACGCCGCCACTGTCGGCGGCAATCTGTTGCAGCGCACCCGCTGCAGCTATTTCCATGACACCGCCAGCGCCTGCAACAAGCGCGAGCCCGGCGCCGGCTGCGATGCACTGGGTGGCGAGAACCGCCTGCACGCGGTGCTCGGCTGGAGCGATGCCTGCATCGCCACCCATCCGTCGGACTTCTGCGTGCCGCTGGTGGCGCTCGACGCCGTCGTCGAGATCGAGGGCAAGAAGGGCCGGCGCCACGTCACTCTGGCTGAATTCCACCTTCTTCCCGGCGAAACGCCGCAGCGGGAGAATGCGCTGGAGCCCGGCGACCTGATCGTGGCGGTGCGCCTGCCGGCGGAGGCCGCTTCCTTCGCCGCTAACGCCCGTTACCTGAAAGTCCGCGAGCGCACCTCCTATGCCTTCGCCGTCGTCTCGGCCGCCGCGGCGCTTGTCGTCGATGGCGGCAAGATCCGCGCCGCGAGGTTGGCGCTCGGCGGCGTCGCGGCCAAGCCGTGGCGGGCGCGCTCGGCGGAAGCCGTCCTGCTTGGCGCCGATGCCAACGCGGCGACCTTCGCCAGTGCCGCCGACGCCGCCTTGGCCGATGCCAGCCCCTCCGGCGACAATGCGTTCAAGATCGAACTTGCCCGCCGCATCGTGGTCAGGGCGCTGATTTCTGCCCTGGCGGGAACGCCCGAGCGAATGCCTGCCCTGCCTGCCTCACCGTTCTCGAACATTCCCGGAGCGCGCCATGACGCTTGA
- a CDS encoding (2Fe-2S)-binding protein yields MTSLPITLTINGHRHKLEVDPRVTLLDLLRERLDLTGTKKGCDRGQCGACTVLVDGKRINSCLALAVSQDGANVLTIEGVAHGEELHPVQAAFIAHDGFQCGFCTPGQIMSTLGLIAEGQAGDDPERIREGLSGNICRCAAYGGIVEAIVEAQEKLATADRRTAA; encoded by the coding sequence ATGACCAGCCTTCCTATCACCCTCACCATCAACGGACACCGACACAAATTGGAGGTCGATCCGCGCGTAACCCTGCTCGACCTCTTGCGCGAGCGGCTTGACCTCACCGGCACCAAGAAGGGCTGCGACCGCGGCCAGTGCGGCGCCTGCACGGTGCTGGTCGACGGCAAGCGCATCAACTCCTGCCTGGCGCTGGCGGTCAGCCAAGACGGCGCCAATGTCTTGACCATCGAAGGCGTCGCCCACGGCGAGGAGCTGCATCCGGTGCAGGCCGCCTTCATCGCCCATGACGGCTTCCAATGCGGTTTCTGCACGCCCGGCCAGATCATGAGCACGCTCGGCCTGATCGCCGAGGGACAGGCCGGCGACGATCCCGAACGCATCCGCGAGGGGCTGAGCGGCAACATATGCCGTTGCGCGGCCTATGGCGGCATCGTCGAGGCCATCGTGGAAGCCCAGGAAAAACTTGCCACAGCCGACCGGAGGACCGCGGCATGA